In one Gammaproteobacteria bacterium genomic region, the following are encoded:
- a CDS encoding IS4 family transposase, with amino-acid sequence MSWAAEEFADLDLGDARRNKRLIKLAQDFARQPMASIPSACGGWAETQAAYRFFGQDEVDWRDILAPHWNATQTRMAPHPVVLCLQDTTELDFNGQAIFGLGRLSYEAQRGMYLHPTYAVTPDREPLGVLDAWMWARAAKDSAAAAEAPVESQRWIEGFERVAERAAELPQTRLVYVADREGDILELMQRAQALGHPADWLIRSQHNRKLPNGQKLWDTVTRGEPVGTIGFTLHSRRGQPARRVQQAIYARRIELAPGLEASCVVARELQASPGVKPVEWRLLTNREAIDFESATQLIDWYRARWDIELLFHIVKNACRIEALQLSSVERLERAIALYLVVAWRIARLMRLGRNCPELPAELFFEPDEWKAAHVLLKKKVPKHAPKLNQVIRLIATLGGFLGRKSDGEPGVKTLWLGLQRVADFGIGLRYAREVGAL; translated from the coding sequence ATGAGCTGGGCGGCTGAGGAATTCGCGGACTTGGACCTGGGCGATGCACGACGCAACAAGCGCCTGATCAAGCTGGCGCAGGACTTCGCGCGCCAGCCGATGGCCAGTATTCCCAGCGCCTGCGGGGGCTGGGCCGAAACGCAGGCCGCCTATCGCTTCTTCGGCCAGGACGAGGTGGACTGGCGCGACATTCTGGCGCCGCACTGGAACGCAACCCAGACTCGGATGGCGCCGCATCCGGTAGTGCTGTGCCTGCAGGATACGACGGAGCTGGACTTCAACGGCCAGGCGATCTTTGGCCTGGGGCGCTTGAGCTATGAGGCTCAGCGCGGGATGTACCTGCATCCGACCTATGCGGTGACGCCGGATCGTGAGCCGCTGGGGGTGCTGGACGCCTGGATGTGGGCGCGTGCGGCCAAGGATTCGGCGGCCGCAGCCGAAGCGCCGGTGGAAAGTCAGCGCTGGATCGAAGGCTTTGAGCGGGTGGCCGAGCGCGCCGCTGAGTTGCCGCAGACGCGTCTGGTGTACGTGGCCGACCGGGAAGGCGACATTCTGGAGCTGATGCAGCGCGCCCAAGCATTGGGGCATCCGGCGGACTGGCTGATCCGCTCGCAGCACAACCGCAAGCTGCCCAACGGCCAGAAGCTGTGGGACACCGTCACCCGGGGCGAGCCGGTCGGCACGATCGGCTTCACCCTGCATTCGCGCCGCGGCCAGCCGGCGCGGCGGGTGCAGCAAGCCATTTACGCCCGTCGAATTGAACTGGCCCCAGGCCTTGAAGCGAGCTGCGTGGTGGCGCGGGAGCTCCAGGCGTCGCCCGGCGTCAAGCCGGTGGAGTGGCGGCTGCTGACCAATCGCGAGGCGATCGATTTCGAATCGGCCACTCAACTGATCGACTGGTACCGGGCGCGCTGGGACATCGAGCTGCTGTTTCACATCGTCAAGAACGCCTGCCGCATCGAAGCCCTGCAGCTGAGCAGCGTCGAGCGCTTGGAGCGGGCGATCGCGCTGTACCTGGTGGTGGCTTGGCGCATCGCGCGGCTGATGCGGCTGGGCCGCAACTGCCCCGAGCTTCCTGCGGAACTGTTCTTCGAACCCGACGAATGGAAAGCCGCGCATGTACTGCTCAAGAAGAAAGTGCCCAAGCACGCCCCGAAACTGAATCAGGTGATCCGGCTGATCGCCACGCTGGGCGGTTTCCTGGGACGAAAGAGCGATGGCGAGCCCGGTGTGAAGACCCTCTGGCTCGGCTTACAGCGCGTCGCCGACTTCGGCATCGGCTTGCGATATGCCCGTGAAGTCGGCGCGCTTTGA
- a CDS encoding alpha/beta hydrolase, with translation MTVSDEQTGASYDTDIHGYIRVPQEQSGPFPVILLQHGRHQTCELGLGQIPVPVGDDNCPDLAPVITPANSYRGYDYLAENLASHGYAVISIDANDINDNDGSSSAGDAGALARGELILRHLDEFRQINSAGGQAFDDLIGKLDFSRVGIMGHSRGGEGVAKALALNPTRAQPHNILAVFALAPTDYTSMIVSGATYATLLPYCDGDVQNLMGAYVFDDSRGKPGGPHFQILAMGANHNYFNTVWTSDDWTLYGSRNEPYCGANAATSARDTPEGQRAFGEFFMASFFRYFVGGEADYAAYWTGRSEVPASACPDGIAPCEARYHLSIQSAPQDTLLLDATPAATATSSNALDLPVILEGFSAFGTCTATGADGSGCESADPTFSTADQLVLSWDAPARYLSELGRLDARDYDTLSLRIGVSHGDVDNAGGQDFYIALSDAAGSRAALAASDFSLALFDPPGDAYADGGAEKTTLNALRIPLEAFSGVDLSKLTQLELIFDQTPVGTVQLTDLMFQHVLP, from the coding sequence ATGACGGTCAGCGACGAGCAGACCGGCGCCAGCTACGACACCGATATTCACGGCTATATCCGCGTACCGCAGGAACAGTCCGGCCCGTTTCCCGTGATCCTGCTGCAGCACGGCCGCCACCAGACCTGTGAGCTGGGCCTGGGGCAGATTCCGGTTCCGGTGGGCGATGACAACTGCCCCGATCTCGCGCCGGTGATCACGCCCGCCAATAGCTATCGCGGCTACGATTACCTCGCCGAAAACCTCGCCAGCCACGGCTACGCCGTGATTTCCATCGACGCCAACGACATCAACGACAACGATGGCAGTTCCAGTGCCGGCGATGCCGGCGCACTGGCGCGCGGCGAGCTGATCCTGCGGCACCTCGATGAATTCCGACAGATCAATTCCGCCGGCGGGCAGGCCTTCGACGACCTGATCGGCAAGCTGGATTTCTCGCGCGTCGGCATCATGGGACATTCGCGCGGAGGCGAAGGCGTCGCCAAGGCGCTGGCGCTTAACCCTACGCGCGCGCAGCCACACAACATCCTCGCAGTGTTCGCATTGGCGCCGACCGACTACACCAGCATGATCGTCTCGGGCGCTACCTATGCCACCTTGCTGCCGTACTGCGATGGCGATGTGCAGAATCTGATGGGTGCCTATGTGTTCGACGATTCGCGCGGCAAACCCGGCGGGCCGCATTTCCAGATTCTGGCGATGGGCGCCAATCACAACTACTTCAACACCGTCTGGACCTCGGACGACTGGACGCTCTACGGCAGCCGCAACGAACCGTATTGCGGAGCCAACGCTGCCACAAGTGCGCGTGACACGCCGGAGGGCCAGCGTGCTTTCGGCGAGTTCTTCATGGCTTCATTCTTCCGCTATTTCGTGGGTGGCGAAGCCGACTACGCGGCCTATTGGACCGGCCGTTCCGAAGTCCCGGCCAGCGCCTGTCCCGATGGCATCGCGCCCTGCGAGGCGCGCTATCACCTCAGCATCCAGTCCGCGCCGCAAGACACGCTGCTGCTCGACGCGACGCCGGCGGCGACGGCCACAAGCAGCAATGCGCTGGACCTGCCGGTGATACTCGAAGGCTTTTCCGCCTTCGGCACCTGCACCGCCACCGGCGCCGACGGGAGCGGCTGCGAATCCGCCGATCCCACATTTTCCACGGCCGATCAGCTGGTGCTGAGCTGGGACGCGCCGGCGCGTTATCTCAGCGAACTGGGGCGTCTCGATGCGCGCGACTACGACACCCTGAGTCTGCGCATCGGCGTTTCGCATGGTGATGTCGACAACGCCGGCGGTCAGGATTTCTACATCGCCCTGAGTGACGCAGCCGGCTCACGCGCCGCTTTGGCCGCCAGCGACTTCAGCCTCGCCCTGTTCGATCCGCCGGGTGATGCCTACGCCGACGGCGGCGCCGAGAAAACCACGCTCAATGCCTTGCGAATTCCCTTGGAGGCGTTCAGCGGCGTCGACCTTTCGAAGCTGACGCAACTGGAGCTGATCTTCGACCAGACCCCGGTCGGCACCGTACAGTTGACGGACTTGATGTTTCAGCACGTGCTGCCGTGA
- a CDS encoding alpha/beta hydrolase, with translation MLGLSACGSSEPAPASDPAVVHESFTLDSQVLGEQRRLNVYTPPGYADSDTIYPVLYMPDGGIEEDFPHIAASVDALIREQAIAPVLVVGIENTERRRDLTGETTVESDRDVAPAIGGSDDFRRFISQELVPEIRRRYRVNTQRAIVGESLAGLFVMETFLAHPNLFDRYIAMSPSLWWNDHTLVRQAKNRLPQLADMHRVLWFTTADEADIYPYTDQLAETLTSDAPRDLVWHYVPMKGQHHNTIFRAAKAQAFRTALWKDEP, from the coding sequence CTGCTCGGGCTGAGCGCCTGTGGCTCATCCGAGCCTGCGCCGGCATCGGACCCGGCCGTGGTGCACGAAAGCTTCACGCTCGATTCCCAGGTGCTGGGCGAGCAACGGCGTCTCAACGTCTATACCCCACCTGGCTATGCTGACAGCGACACCATCTATCCCGTGCTGTACATGCCGGACGGCGGCATCGAGGAAGATTTTCCGCACATCGCCGCCAGCGTGGACGCGCTGATTCGCGAGCAGGCGATCGCGCCGGTGCTGGTGGTGGGCATCGAAAATACCGAACGCCGCCGCGACCTGACCGGCGAAACCACCGTGGAATCGGACCGGGACGTGGCACCGGCAATTGGCGGCTCCGACGATTTCCGCCGATTCATCTCACAGGAACTCGTTCCAGAAATTCGCAGGCGCTACCGCGTCAACACGCAGCGCGCGATCGTCGGCGAGTCGCTGGCGGGGCTGTTCGTGATGGAAACCTTTCTCGCGCATCCGAACCTGTTCGACCGCTACATCGCGATGAGTCCCAGCCTGTGGTGGAACGATCACACCCTGGTGCGTCAAGCCAAGAACCGACTGCCGCAACTGGCGGACATGCATCGCGTACTGTGGTTCACCACCGCCGACGAAGCCGACATCTATCCGTATACCGATCAGCTCGCGGAAACCCTGACGAGCGATGCGCCCAGGGATCTGGTCTGGCACTACGTGCCAATGAAGGGCCAGCATCACAACACGATCTTTCGCGCAGCCAAGGCGCAGGCGTTCAGAACGGCGCTGTGGAAAGACGAGCCATAG
- a CDS encoding lipid A deacylase LpxR family protein gives MTHHRNTRSGPRDVRFESRPPQARRADSGAFFLGLVAMLLLTATPAFAKGPGSGPADSPVAGIVLDASGREKYNTGWAFYFDNDALTPAERDEDYTGGMALTLSGRRAQESLVSVDTPLAWLDKMVLGTRLDDTHQLHSLQVGAIAFTPGDIQLDAVTPGDRPYASLLYIANGRSYVRGADSTVYHSSFSVGVLGTRAVPEFQDQFHGAIGAQKPKGWDHQISDGGEPTFRYTVTRQDLQRAANTGASTRYEIKSAVAGSVGYLTEASTALSIRWGRINTPWWSGPPDRVEYIAEPAPATGGSVMRSDIKELYVWAGIKAHVRAYNAFLQGQFRHSDLEYDYSDTRPLIAEAWAGVTAQIVGEYRVSWVMRLQSSELRDGPGDRSLLWGGLVVSHDI, from the coding sequence ATGACCCACCACAGGAACACGAGGTCCGGTCCCCGAGATGTACGCTTTGAATCCCGTCCGCCGCAGGCGCGTCGCGCCGATAGCGGTGCATTCTTTCTGGGGCTTGTCGCGATGTTGCTGCTGACGGCGACGCCGGCCTTCGCCAAGGGGCCCGGCAGTGGGCCGGCTGACAGCCCGGTGGCTGGTATCGTGCTTGATGCCTCAGGCCGCGAGAAATACAACACCGGCTGGGCCTTCTACTTCGACAACGACGCGCTCACACCGGCCGAGCGCGACGAGGACTACACCGGCGGCATGGCGCTGACGCTCTCCGGACGGCGCGCGCAGGAATCCTTGGTGTCGGTCGATACGCCGCTGGCCTGGCTCGACAAGATGGTGCTCGGTACGCGGCTCGACGACACGCACCAACTGCATTCACTGCAGGTCGGCGCGATCGCGTTCACGCCGGGCGACATCCAGCTCGACGCCGTCACACCCGGCGACCGGCCGTATGCCAGCCTGCTCTACATCGCCAACGGTCGCAGCTACGTACGCGGCGCGGACAGTACCGTCTATCACTCGAGCTTTTCGGTCGGCGTGCTCGGTACCCGTGCCGTTCCTGAATTCCAGGATCAGTTCCACGGCGCGATCGGCGCACAGAAACCGAAGGGCTGGGACCATCAGATTTCGGACGGCGGTGAACCCACTTTCCGTTACACCGTGACACGTCAGGATCTGCAGCGTGCGGCCAATACCGGCGCAAGCACGCGTTACGAGATCAAGAGCGCGGTCGCCGGCAGCGTCGGCTATCTCACCGAGGCCAGCACCGCCTTGTCGATCCGTTGGGGGCGCATCAACACCCCGTGGTGGAGCGGCCCGCCGGATCGCGTCGAATACATTGCCGAGCCGGCACCTGCCACCGGCGGCAGCGTAATGCGCTCCGACATCAAGGAACTCTACGTCTGGGCCGGCATCAAGGCGCATGTGCGCGCCTACAACGCTTTTCTCCAGGGCCAGTTCCGGCACAGCGATCTGGAATACGACTATTCCGACACGCGGCCGCTGATCGCCGAGGCCTGGGCCGGCGTTACCGCGCAGATCGTCGGCGAGTATCGCGTTTCCTGGGTGATGCGCCTGCAGAGTTCGGAGTTACGGGATGGCCCTGGCGACCGTTCGCTGCTGTGGGGCGGATTGGTGGTCTCGCACGACATCTGA
- a CDS encoding glycosyltransferase, giving the protein MKPQLSVVVPTLDEAMAVPALIRALRSQQAIELELIIADASPDETTARACRSLGARVLRTPRGRGRQMNAGAAASHADSLLFLHADSRPTHTRQLRRALDCLDAGIAAVGDTRVAGHFPLRFLRSRSGYGRLFRFIEAKSASNRPGTVNGDQGLLIRRDYFEGLGGFDTHLPYLEDQRIAAHIFAQGRWLLLPDALETSARRFEAGGHYRVYALMALIQVMNEAGVDGFFEPAAGLYAAQSELQRIELRSYLRAAAEAIASHPRRLELARRIARSLGGNAWQINLLMSVLRP; this is encoded by the coding sequence GTGAAGCCGCAGCTCAGCGTCGTGGTGCCGACGCTTGATGAGGCCATGGCGGTGCCTGCCTTGATCCGCGCACTGCGTTCGCAGCAGGCGATCGAACTGGAACTGATCATTGCGGACGCCAGCCCGGACGAGACCACCGCCCGGGCCTGTCGCAGCCTGGGGGCTCGGGTTCTGCGAACGCCGCGCGGTCGCGGCCGGCAGATGAATGCCGGCGCCGCAGCCAGCCACGCGGACAGCCTGTTGTTTCTGCATGCCGATTCGCGACCGACCCATACGCGTCAATTGCGGCGGGCGCTCGACTGCTTGGATGCCGGAATCGCGGCGGTCGGCGACACGCGCGTCGCGGGACACTTTCCGCTGCGTTTCCTGCGCAGCCGGTCCGGGTACGGACGACTGTTCCGCTTCATCGAGGCCAAGAGCGCCAGCAACCGGCCGGGGACGGTCAATGGCGATCAGGGCCTGCTGATCCGGCGCGACTATTTCGAGGGGCTCGGCGGCTTCGACACGCATCTGCCGTACCTGGAGGATCAGCGCATCGCTGCCCACATCTTCGCGCAGGGCCGATGGCTGCTGTTGCCGGATGCGCTCGAAACCTCGGCAAGGCGATTCGAGGCCGGCGGTCATTATCGAGTCTACGCACTGATGGCGCTGATTCAGGTCATGAACGAGGCCGGGGTCGATGGCTTCTTCGAGCCGGCGGCCGGCCTGTATGCCGCGCAGAGCGAACTGCAACGCATTGAGTTACGGTCTTACCTGAGAGCGGCGGCCGAGGCGATTGCCTCCCATCCACGGCGGCTCGAGCTGGCGCGCCGGATCGCCAGGAGCCTTGGTGGCAATGCCTGGCAGATCAACTTGCTGATGTCGGTGCTGCGCCCATGA